In Lates calcarifer isolate ASB-BC8 linkage group LG21, TLL_Latcal_v3, whole genome shotgun sequence, a single window of DNA contains:
- the LOC108900003 gene encoding uncharacterized protein LOC108900003, translated as MPEVHTRAWYQTGGPEITRAEKTQSGGQEVSSEHLKSASAAGIALQLSTKTTTRRLLQSTMEGTRTSLWLFVLLSQLPFCPTDAGQGFSAMQTTNTYKTPDQDGSSTAAMESSLTTVDHTNSPDTDTNGTRADCLIDTEMGLIAIGSAGGLIVFLLVATVVLACQVCHIQHRVYALQTSRSNMDLVSGTSYWGPDQPEAGGMVGPCDASVMLEEVRAESKMEEERQPEIPEVREEAGPGLEEGATVTVFDLEEASQMKSSSSRDSCLEVPRDLEDMPLVV; from the exons ATGCCTGAAGTGCACACCAG AGCGTGGTATCAAACCGGAGGCCCTGAAATAACCAGAGCAGAAAAGACCCAGAGCGGGGGTCAGGAAGTGAGCTCAGAGCATCTTAAGAGTGCATCTGCAGCAGGTATCGCACTCCAGCTCTCCACCAAGACTACTACCAGAAGACTACTTCAA AGTACAATGGAAGGCACCAGAACTTCTCTGTGGCTGTTTGTCCTGCTCAGCCAGCTTCCATTCTGTCCAACTGATGCAGGACAAGGCTTTTCAGCTATGCAGACAACGAATACATACAAAACACCAGATCAAGATGGAAGTTCTACTGCTGCCATGGAGTCCAGCCTCACTACTGTTGACCACACAAACTCCCCCGATACAGACACCAATGGCACTCGTGCCGACTGCTTGATCGACACTGAGATGGGTCTGATTGCTATAGGTTCAGCAGGGGGGCTGATTGTCTTCCTGCTGGTTGCCACTGTGGTACTGGCATGCCAGGTCTGCCACATTCAGCACCGGGTTTATGCCCTGCAAACCTCCCGGTCCAACATGGACTTGGTGAGCGGTACGAGCTACTGGGGCCCTGACCAGCCAGAGGCTGGAGGAATGGTGGGGCCCTGTGACGCCAGTGTCATGCTTGAGGAggtgagagcagagagcaaGATGGAAGAAGAGAGGCAGCCTGAAATACCAGAGGTAAGGGAGGAGGCTGGGCCAGGACTTGAGGAAGGGGCCACGGTAACGGTTTTTGACCTAGAGGAGGCCAGTCAGATGAAGAGCTCCAGCTCCAGGGACTCCTGTCTTGAGGTTCCCAGAGATCTAGAGGACATGCCCCTTGTTGTGTGA
- the LOC108899905 gene encoding protein EVI2B gives MTMLLVFIWLLPLIACSTVTSGQSHNFTSVTTGKETGNKFTQGHLTTQDTSSLNPLSGKLSITADVNPTEGKTTIPSTTLPLQATPSQILPVKEKAATPTSSMLSQFDSSTVGLQSTTNITVTSSATKVVTSQTSNPSTMTGVPPILRNSTQSQDTGKTLTVLLTSDNMTHQPTHLAQSTQLISTATTSTKSTGTSPVTGGKTAHSTGFYKTTPATTKTQFNHITRAKKGQDPPGKKGTNHSKAVAGIIGGALVLMMVVLVVIFIKKRKLQKQQITTTDWAGPSPFLDSGADDDHTTLRSHNQISLSSFLPQRLSKRLSLQPETEELVNMTGTTFGDKRQRNTLGLSMDGKDVPETNETATVVQEMKSTGDIPETVENSVSVISAQTNGQHSKTKNSEAANPPTLSGVVENVPKQVSDGLGHSQTLQSSTITGFLAATYVSENTGN, from the coding sequence ATGACTATGCTCTTGGTTTTCATATGGCTGCTGCCACTGATAGCATGCAGCACAGTCACATCTGGCCAGAGTCACAACTTCACTTCTGTGACGACAGGcaaggaaacaggaaataagtTCACTCAGGGTCATCTGACAACACAGGACACATCCAGCTTAAATCCACTCTCAGGTAAACTGTCCATCACAGCTGATGTAAATCCAACAGAGGGAAAAACTACAATACCCAGCACCACACTTCCCCTTCAAGCAACACCCTCTCAGATTTTACCAGTGAAGGAAAAAGCAGCAACTCCAACCAGTTCCATGTTGTCTCAGTTCGACAGCTCAACAGTAGGTCTACAGTCCACAACAAACATAACAGTCACATCATCGGCAACAAAGGTTGTAACCAGTCAAACCAGTAATCCAAGCACAATGACAGGGGTACCTCCAATACTAAGAAACTCCACCCAAAGCCAAGACACAGGAAAGACATTGACCGTCCTACTGACAAGTGATAACATGACCCATCAGCCTACACACCTGGCACAGTCTACACAGCTCATCTCTACTGCAACCACCTCCACCAAGTCTACTGGTACCAGCCCAGTCACAGGTGGTAAGACTGCACACTCCACAGGTTTCTACAAAACTACACCAGCCACGACAAAGACTCAATTCAACCACATCACCAGGGCAAAGAAAGGACAAGACCCACCAGGAAAAAAGGGAACAAACCACAGTAAAGCAGTGGCAGGGATAATAGGTGGAGCCTTGGTCTTGATGATGGTCGTACTTGTGGTCATCTTCATAAAGAAACGGAAGCTTCAGAAGCAGCAGATTACAACGACAGACTGGGCTGGTCCTTCTCCATTTCTAGACAGTGGAGCTGATGATGACCACACAACACTGAGGTCACACAACCaaatttctctctccagcttctTACCTCAGAGGCTGTCCAAAAGATTGTCCTTGCAACCAGAAACAGAGGAGTTAGTAAACATGACAGGAACTACATTTGGAGATAAGCGTCAAAGAAATACATTAGGTCTATCGATGGATGGAAAGGATGTTCCAGAAACCAATGAAACTGCTACAGTGGTTCAAGAAATGAAAAGCACAGGAGACATTCCAGAGACTGTAGAAAACTCTGTCTCAGTGATCTCCGCACAAACAAATGGCCAACACTCCAAAACCAAGAACTCAGAGGCTGCAAATCCTCCTACTCTATCAGGAGTCGTGGAAAATGTTCCCAAACAAGTGAGTGATGGCCTGGGTCATTCACAAACCCTGCAAAGCTCCACCATCACTGGTTTCTTGGCAGCAACATATGTGAGTGAGAACACAGGAAACTGA
- the omgb gene encoding oligodendrocyte-myelin glycoprotein, translated as MMRALTMPACSASVLCLLLLLLCGLLGGWVLSICPSVCSCTWGHRVVDCSSRGLTKLPHGLQHNIRFLNLSFNSLQGLDSQLSHYAHLRTLDLSYNRLESLPPALPRSLWDIRAAGNHLRSLDKNDTAYHWNLKVLDLSDNELERVVFINNTLPSLQALNLSHNRFWTVPTNMPHNIESIDLSHNYLVQILPGSLDRLPRLAKFYLHANRFSWLSEGVFDKLTGLEVMTLGDNPWACEEEENITRLLRWAEQTRATILGCPCYTRPICGQTHLATPGREWHSALFTEPPLWVDSRVERHDGQSPARTAEVTSSYQAKSALFETGIYQDKRGVNQSEDHVVFVWTLSTSLDSFSTHTSTTARPQSSTKNPKVANSQNKSHGLLVETQQTVTLTVLVMTAAFNTF; from the exons ATGATGAG AGCCCTGACCATGCCtgcctgctctgcctctgtgctctgcctgctcctcctgctgctgtgtgggcTGCTAGGAGGCTGGGTGCTGTCTATTTGCCCCTCTGTGTGCTCCTGCACCTGGGGACACCGTGTGGTGGACTGCTCCTCACGAGGCCTTACCAAGCTACCGCATGGTCTGCAGCATAACATCCGCTTTCTCAACCTCTCTTTTAACAG CCTGCAGGGTCTGGACAGCCAGCTCAGCCACTATGCCCACCTGCGAACACTGGACCTGTCCTACAACCGTCTGGAGAGCCTGCCACCCGCCCTGCCACGGTCTCTGTGGGACATCAGAGCAGCGGGGAACCACCTACGCTCACTGGACAAAAACGACACGGCTTACCATTGGAACCTGAAAGTCCTGGACCTGTCAGACAACGAACTGGAGAGAGTGGTCTTCATCAACAACACACTGCCCAGTCTCCAAGCTCTCAACCTCAGTCACAACAGATTCTGGACTGTGCCCACAAATATGCCGCACAACATAGAGAGCATTGATCTGTCACATAACTATCTGGTGCAGATCCTGCCTGGATCTCTGGATCGGCTGCCCAGGCTGGCTAAGTTCTACCTGCACGCTAACCGCTTCTCCTGGTTGTCAGAGGGGGTGTTTGATAAGCTGACGGGGCTGGAGGTGATGACTCTTGGAGATAACCCCTGGGCttgtgaagaagaagaaaacataacAAGGCTCCTGAGATGGGCTGAGCAGACCCGTGCCACCATCTTAGGCTGCCCCTGTTACACAAGACCCATCTGTGGACAAACCCATCTGGCAACCCCAGGGAGGGAGTGGCATTCTGCACTGTTCACTGAGCCACCGCTCTGGGTTGACAGCAGAGTTGAAAGGCATGATGGTCAATCTCCTGCAAGGACTGCAGAGGTCACATCAAGTTACCAGGCCAAATCAGCGCTGTTTGAGACGGGAATATATCAGGACAAAAGAGGAGTGAACCAGTCTGAGGACCATGTGGTGTTTGTCTGGACACTGTCCACAAGTTTGGACagtttctccacacacacaagcacaacagCACGTCCACAGTCTTCAACAAAGAATCCCAAAGTAGCTAACTCACAGAATAAAAGTCACGGCCTCCTTGTTGAGACTCAGCAAACTGTCACCTTGACTGTTTTAGTAATGACAGCAGCATTCAACACCTTCTGA